The Phlebotomus papatasi isolate M1 chromosome 3, Ppap_2.1, whole genome shotgun sequence genomic sequence AGAAAAGTTGAGAAATTGCCAATGTGGctgtttttttgttgttgttattCAGCTGGAATTGCTGGAGCGTAGTTGTGAGTGTTTTCTTTTGTCATTTTTTGCCTTTGTAGTCGCCATGGGCGGAAGTGAAGCGCGAAATGATGGAGGAGAAGGGTCTGGATGAGAGTACAGCCGATCAAATTGGGGAATATGTTCAGCTGGCTGGTGGATTGGAGTTGGTGGAGAAGTTGGAGAAGGATCCGAAGTTGACAGCTGCAAAATCTGCAGTTTCTGGCCTGGAGCAGATGAAGAAGTTGCTGAAGTACTGTGAAGTTCTGGGTCTGACCAATGAGATCAGGTTCGATTTGAGCCTGGCCAGAGGATTGGACTACTACACGGGAGTGATCTATGAGGCAGTGTTGACGGCAATGCCGGAAATGGTGAATGGGGGCGAAGTGGAACCCGTGACACTGGGATCAGTGGCCGGTGGGGGCAGGTATGACAATCTCGTGGGGATGTTTGATCCCAAGGGGAAGCAGGTGCCCTGTGTGGGCGTTTCAATTGGAGTTGAGaggattttctcactgttgGAAGCCAAGCAGGCGGCTGAAGGGATCAAGATCCGGACGACGGATGTGGAAGTGTTTGTAGCCAGTGCTCACAAGGGATTGCACGAGCAACGCCTGAAAATCATCACGGAACTTTGGGATGGTGGAATAAAAGCTGAACATTCCTACAAGGAGAATCCCAAGTTGCTGGTGCAGTTGCAGCACTGTGAAGAGGCAGGAATACCATTTGCTCTGATTCTCGGGGATTCAGAGCTGAAACGGGGCGTAGTGAAGTTGCGTGAAGTGACATCGAGGAAGGAGGAGGAGATCTCAAGGGAAAATATCGCCGAAGAACTCAGCAGGAGGCTTTCGCTCCTCCGAAATGGGGATTTTtaagcaaagaaaaaaacaaagggATTCAGCGAAATCATTCTTGAGGctcatttttttcctcaaaagcttcattgcattttctttttcaatcacAAAACTCAAATTGGTTGTCACACAGCTTCTCATTCTTATCCCTCCTTCGACAAAAAAATGGTTACCTCAAGGTGAGTGAGATAAAAAACGAACTAGGAGAAACTAGCAAGGtgagatgaaaaattctcaaaaagaacattttgaaaattattgggTGGTATTTCACAAAAAGCCAAAAATGATCAGcatatttttttgctaaaattatttaaatactctttaaaattttcaattttttttattgaattcacAATGTTTTAAGGATCAAATatcgagagaaaaaaataaaataccacGATTATCAAGGATAATGGGAGTAACACGATTATCCTAGTAACATTTCCTACAATTATTACAGAGAAATTCAATCGAAAGatgaattttacaacgattatccTAAAGAGCTCATTTTTCAgccgaaaattgaattttacaatGGTTATCCtttgaaaattgttaaaatagtAAAAACGAGACGAAATTCTCTAGTTCAATTCCAAAAACTTCTGCGGTAATCTTTGTAATATCCATAAAAAAATTACacgataatcgttgtaaaatgCAACTTTGGGAATTTGTTGCTAtgataatcgttgtaaataATATTAAGATAATCGTGTTACTTCCGATTCAAGTGATAATTGTAGTAATTTGTTCAACATTGAATGATTACTATGATTATCGttttatttttgagaattaAAGGATTTAAATTTCCCtcgatcaattaaaaaaataataccaagataatcgttgtaaaatgCAACTTTTGGTTCAAAAAGAAATATGAACTTTTTGCCAcgataatcgttgtaaatattacaaTTATAATCGTGTTACTTCTAATACGAGTGATAATCGTAGTAATGTGTTCAACATTGAAtgattactacgattatcgttttatttttgagaattgAAGGATTTGAATTTCCCtcgatcaattaaaaaaaaataataccacGATAATCGTTGTTAAATGCAACTTCAGGCTGAAAAAGAAATATGAACTTTTTGCAACAATAATCGTGTTACAGAATGTTAttctaactttttcggatttctctcagtgttcagcCAAAGATCAGTAAGATTAGGCCAGGAAAATCAATACAGAAGAAACATTGTgaattctctaaaaaaaaaacataaaaaatacaaattttccaagaagaaaattaataaatgagaTATAACTAAAATGCCTAAAATGCTTTTGAAATTGTTGTGGAGAATCAGAAGAATATTGAGCAATAAGCTTTATCAAAGCTAAAAATATCAGGTTATAAACAAATTTAGTGTGAagcaacaatatttttttttgaaaaggatATTTTTGATGTTTCtcgacaaagaaaaaaaatcatacgcaTTTATGAATGAGGAAAATTATTCAGAACACaggacataacctaaaaaaaatagaggagATTACTTAGAGCGGCCAAAACGCTGAATTTCGGTTTAGAAGCAATTCTTGGATTGCATTTATACtatttttttgacaataaaaagtAAGTTCTCAATGTGAAATGAGGTTAgatttaaccttaaaaaaaaaaaaacattagtgAGAAGTTGTAACAGCACTGACGTAAGACGTATCTTGAGAATCAAGGAGATAAACTCCCTCCGGGTGCGTCAGGTCATATTCGTGTTTTCCAGTCCTTAAAGGATAACCATCCCTGACGTACCCGGACGAAATTTATTTCCTCGATTCTCAAGATTAGTGAGAGGTTATGTGCAAATTGAGGTTAAGTTGAGTTGCCTAAAGTGGCTAGAAATTCCAGGAAAAAACTACATTACTACATAAACCTTTTGAAAACCTTTCAATAAAAtgcaatatatttaataattctGACGATTTGATTCTTTTTGTATGCTTTTTATTAGTTAGTTTAATTTTAACCTCAAATTCCTTATCAaacatttttgaggttaaaaataattttttggacGACGTTTTACTTAGATTGATCACgttttaaattatgttttgcTCATAATTAAAGGTAGAATTGAACTTGAAATTCCAGAGATTAGGTCTCTAGTTTTTGAGGTTAAGTCcgacataacctaactttttttttttaaaatatcttctGCAAAAAAATGAGACAATTTAGCAGATATCCGAaatgttttaatgaaaaattcactACAGAATTAATCAGACTTTATGTTATTTTCAGTATTGGCTTATATACCGCTAGATGGAGTTGCAATGAGTAAATTCCAATAAATTAACCTTGCTTTTGACAAGAAAAACAACCTAAACGActtgagaaaattgcatttgtGACTGAAATTTGTTAAAGTAATTAATCAGACACCTAAAAAAAAGCCTGAAAATCACGATTACGGAAATTTATTTAGAGA encodes the following:
- the LOC129807848 gene encoding histidine--tRNA ligase isoform X1, producing the protein MSDNREKILEEIKVQGDIVRKFKAAKEPKEKIDVEVAKLLALKAKVAEDEAEASVGGGGQKFLLKTPKGTRDYNPQQMALRQGVLDKIVTVFRKHGAESIDTPVFERKEVLTGKYGEDSKLIYDLKDQGGEILSLRYDLTVPLARYLAMSKISSIKRYHIAKVYRRDNPAMTRGRYREFYQCDFDIAGTYDAMIPDAECVKVVSEILSGLDIGDYVIKLNHRMLLDGMFEACGVPADKFRSICSAVDKLDKSPWAEVKREMMEEKGLDESTADQIGEYVQLAGGLELVEKLEKDPKLTAAKSAVSGLEQMKKLLKYCEVLGLTNEIRFDLSLARGLDYYTGVIYEAVLTAMPEMVNGGEVEPVTLGSVAGGGRYDNLVGMFDPKGKQVPCVGVSIGVERIFSLLEAKQAAEGIKIRTTDVEVFVASAHKGLHEQRLKIITELWDGGIKAEHSYKENPKLLVQLQHCEEAGIPFALILGDSELKRGVVKLREVTSRKEEEISRENIAEELSRRLSLLRNGDF
- the LOC129807848 gene encoding histidine--tRNA ligase, cytoplasmic isoform X2, giving the protein MLGVLRMIQKKRHIRAFCTSVVGRSIENQIDVEVAKLLALKAKVAEDEAEASVGGGGQKFLLKTPKGTRDYNPQQMALRQGVLDKIVTVFRKHGAESIDTPVFERKEVLTGKYGEDSKLIYDLKDQGGEILSLRYDLTVPLARYLAMSKISSIKRYHIAKVYRRDNPAMTRGRYREFYQCDFDIAGTYDAMIPDAECVKVVSEILSGLDIGDYVIKLNHRMLLDGMFEACGVPADKFRSICSAVDKLDKSPWAEVKREMMEEKGLDESTADQIGEYVQLAGGLELVEKLEKDPKLTAAKSAVSGLEQMKKLLKYCEVLGLTNEIRFDLSLARGLDYYTGVIYEAVLTAMPEMVNGGEVEPVTLGSVAGGGRYDNLVGMFDPKGKQVPCVGVSIGVERIFSLLEAKQAAEGIKIRTTDVEVFVASAHKGLHEQRLKIITELWDGGIKAEHSYKENPKLLVQLQHCEEAGIPFALILGDSELKRGVVKLREVTSRKEEEISRENIAEELSRRLSLLRNGDF